A single window of Eucalyptus grandis isolate ANBG69807.140 chromosome 1, ASM1654582v1, whole genome shotgun sequence DNA harbors:
- the LOC120286735 gene encoding wall-associated receptor kinase-like 22, translating to MEENHLVDILDSDVSKQGKEEEIMAVVFLAKRCLDLKGKRRPSMKEVAIELQRIRMLQNPSCGVQNHSDIDFSSNSVDWDDVWTSMRSDLDVDLISFPDVHPLLDIESWRGIIPPMRRWAAALDCPFPGVKVVIVSF from the coding sequence ATGGAGGAGAACCATTTAGTTGATATTCTTGATTCTGACGTCTCGAAGCAAGGTAAGGAAGAAGAGATCATGGCAGTTGTTTTCCTTGCAAAGAGATGCTTAGACCTCAAGGGGAAGAGACGACCATCAATGAAGGAAGTAGCTATAGAGCTGCAGAGGATAAGAATGTTGCAAAATCCTTCCTGTGGTGTACAAAACCACAGCGACATAGACTTTTCAAGCAACAGCGTTGACTGGGATGATGTTTGGACATCCATGAGGTCAGATCTAGACGTGGATCTGATATCTTTTCCGGATGTTCATCCCCTTCTAGATATTGAATCTTGGCGAGGAATCATCCCACCAATGCGCAGGTGGGCTGCAGCCCTAGATTGTCCTTTTCCTGGCGTTAAGGTCGTTATTGTTAGTTTTTAG
- the LOC120286738 gene encoding wall-associated receptor kinase-like 1: MAFMVSTEAVLGCNSSRESKSPSCSNGTSCCATSIPDGIVRYSVEFKNLDGKAIATGDAECSYGFLVDRKWWKYNHLSSLLLPAVPVVLEWGVPAIGPYRSWLTNRPDSSGTCDEVTWPIHNPQCHCSEGYSGNFYLPQGCQVQRSKIYCPGICVNRPGSYICIEIQAVAVILGGTAIGLTVSLLLSSWLYTKRRRKAKLKQIFFKRNGGLLLQQCLSSIEDNHAEKGKLFTSTELDTATDHFNENRILGQGGQGTVYKGMLTDGMIIAVKKLKSVDTGQVEQFINEIVILSQINHRNVVKLLGFCLESEMPLLVYEFIPNGTLYQYLHGPAREFPVSWEARLRIANEVAGALSYLHFAVAKPVYHRDIKSSNILLDEKYRAKVADFGASKVITIDQTHLTTMVRGTFGYLDPEYYQTSQFTDKSDVYSFGVVLVELLAGEKPISQLRVEEGRNLASYFIISMEENCLFDVLDKEVLDHGEKEEIIAVSNLAKRCLNPNGRYRPTMKEVAMELERVQSLRNPTIIRQNEEEIHRVRTGSIHASGAIPMLMQSGAEVELTSMEVDQSLLSPR; this comes from the exons ATGGCCTTCATGGTCAGCACCGAGGCGGTCTTAGGATGCAACTCTTCCCGCGAATCCAAATCACCATCTTGCAGTAATGGTACCTCTTGTTGTGCTACTTCGATCCCTGATGGAATCGTCAGATACAGTGTAGAATTTAAGAATCTCGATGGCAAAGCCATAGCCACAGGGGATGCCGAATGCAGCTACGGCTTCTTGGTCGACAGAAAGTGGTGGAAATACAATCATTTATCCAGTTTACTACTACCGGCCGTTCCGGTGGTGCTCGAATGGGGGGTACCTGCTATTGGGCCTTATCGGTCGTGGTTAACAAACCGCCCAGACAGCTCCGGCACCTGCGATGAGGTCACGTGGCCTATTCATAATCCTCAATGTCATTGCAGTGAAGGCTATAGTGGGAATTTTTATCTTCCCCAGGGATGCCAAG TGCAAAGATCCAAAATCTACTGTCCAGGGATCTGTGTGAATCGACCGGGGTCATACATTTGCATAGAAATTCAGGCCGTCGCCGTAATAC TTGGGGGCACGGCTATCGGACTCACAGTATCACTATTGCTTTCTTCGTGGTTGTACACCAAAAGAAGGCGGAAGGCAAAGCTCAAACAAATATTCTTCAAACGGAATGGCGGACTTTTGCTGCAACAATGCTTATCTTCTATTGAAGACAATCATGCAGAGAAAGGCAAGTTATTCACCTCAACGGAGTTAGACACGGCTACAGACCATTTTAACGAGAATCGAATATTGGGTCAAGGTGGTCAAGGAACTGTTTACAAGGGAATGTTGACGGATGGAATGATCATTGCagtcaagaaattaaaatcTGTTGATACAGGACAAGTCGAACAGTTTATCAATGAGAttgttattctctctcaaatcaATCACAGAAATGTGGTCAAACTGTTAGGATTCTGTTTGGAGAGTGAAATGCCTCTTTTGGTATATGAATTTATCCCCAATGGAACTCTTTATCAATATCTTCATGGTCCAGCTAGAGAATTTCCCGTCTCTTGGGAGGCGCGTCTAAGAATTGCCAATGAAGTTGCTGGGGCTCTCTCGTATTTGCACTTTGCTGTGGCCAAACCGGTGTATCATCGGGATATTAAGTCATCGAATATACTTTTGGACGAAAAATATCGAGCGAAAGTGGCAGATTTTGGAGCTTCTAAAGTAATTACCATCGACCAAACTCACTTGACCACAATGGTGAGAGGAACCTTTGGATACTTGGACCCGGAGTACTACCAAACAAGTCAATTTACAGACAAGAGcgatgtctatagctttggagttgtccttGTCGAACTACTGGCCGGAGAAAAGCCAATTTCTCAACTAAGGGTGGAAGAGGGCAGAAATCTAGCTTCGTACTTCATCATTTCGATGGAGGAGAACTGCTTATTCGATGTTCTTGATAAGGAGGTATTAGACcatggtgaaaaagaagaaattattgcAGTGTCTAATTTGGCGAAAAGATGCTTAAACCCTAATGGAAGGTACCGGCCTACAATGAAGGAAGTGGCGATGGAATTGGAGCGAGTACAATCACTACGGAATCCCACAATCATCAggcaaaatgaagaagagattCATCGCGTTAGAACTGGATCTATCCATGCTTCGGGTGCGATTCCCATGTTGATGCAATCGGGAGCAGAAGTGGAGCTGACTTCAATGGAGGTGGATCAATCACTCTTATCGCCGAGATGA